In one window of Halomarina pelagica DNA:
- a CDS encoding TRAM domain-containing protein, with protein sequence MEISEKLLCLFSADVTAEGDRYTVEVPRREIDTGSIEPGETYRVALIATGEQLEKGESGGRPPSEPQPPVEVGEIRYVEIEDIGKQGDGIARVERGYVIIVPGADIGERVKVEISEVKSNFAVGDVIE encoded by the coding sequence ATGGAAATCTCAGAAAAGCTCCTCTGTCTGTTTAGTGCGGACGTCACCGCCGAGGGCGACCGCTACACGGTCGAGGTCCCCCGTCGCGAGATCGACACCGGCTCCATCGAACCCGGAGAGACCTACCGCGTCGCGCTCATCGCCACCGGCGAGCAACTCGAGAAGGGCGAGTCCGGCGGTCGACCGCCGAGCGAACCCCAACCGCCCGTCGAGGTGGGCGAGATACGCTACGTCGAGATCGAGGACATCGGCAAGCAGGGCGACGGCATCGCCCGCGTCGAGCGCGGCTACGTCATCATCGTCCCCGGGGCGGACATCGGCGAGCGCGTCAAGGTCGAGATCAGCGAGGTGAAGTCCAACTTCGCCGTCGGCGACGTCATCGAGTGA
- a CDS encoding NfeD family protein, giving the protein MTLLQLPSGLELSLPVLLLLAGTGLIVAEALAPGAHFIVVGIALLAAGLVGLVVGGGALGIFLMMLSVLLVGGLAFYAYREFDLYGGKGRSRTSDSSSLRGKTGQVTERVTTAGGQVKLDGGGFNPYYAARSMEGEIPEGTEVMVIDPGGGNVVVVEPLSLIEDAIDRELREGRAHETDRDEPETV; this is encoded by the coding sequence ATGACGCTCCTCCAACTCCCCTCGGGATTGGAACTCTCCCTCCCCGTCCTGTTGTTGCTCGCGGGGACGGGTCTCATCGTCGCCGAGGCGCTCGCGCCTGGCGCGCACTTCATCGTCGTCGGCATCGCCCTGCTCGCCGCGGGCCTCGTCGGCCTGGTCGTCGGCGGCGGGGCGCTCGGCATCTTCCTCATGATGCTGTCGGTGTTGCTCGTCGGGGGACTCGCGTTCTACGCCTACCGCGAGTTCGACCTCTACGGCGGGAAGGGCCGCAGTCGGACGAGCGACTCGTCGTCGCTCCGGGGGAAGACCGGGCAGGTCACCGAGCGGGTGACGACCGCCGGCGGGCAGGTGAAACTCGACGGCGGGGGGTTCAACCCCTACTACGCCGCGCGGTCGATGGAGGGGGAGATCCCCGAGGGGACCGAGGTGATGGTGATCGACCCCGGCGGGGGGAACGTCGTCGTCGTCGAACCGCTGTCGCTCATCGAGGACGCCATCGATAGAGAACTGCGCGAGGGACGGGCGCACGAGACCGACCGCGACGAACCCGAAACCGTTTGA
- a CDS encoding SPFH domain-containing protein yields the protein MLPAIVLQVGFEGALVSLVALVLLLIAIVAVWQAVEIVNAYEKRALTVFGEYRKLLEPGINFVPPFVSRTYPFDMRTQTLDVPRQEAITRDNSPVTADAVVYIKVMDAKKAFLEVDDYKRAVSNLAQTTLRAVLGDMELDETLNKRQEINARIRKELDEPTDEWGVRVESVEVREVNPSADVQQAMEQQTAAERRRRAMILEAQGERRSAVETAEGEKQSNIIRAQGEKQSQILEAQGDAISTVLRAKSAESMGERAIIEKGMETLQAIGEGESTTFVLPQELTSLVGRYGKHLTGSDVQADGSVLDSLEFDEETREMLGLDDIERIIGEIDEAAEMDVEQMEQEAQAIKAGADTADIKDPDEVIEEMDAEMDAETNAADSESTGGASAGDASDEESVREPETQ from the coding sequence ATGCTCCCCGCAATCGTGTTGCAGGTCGGTTTCGAGGGCGCGCTGGTGTCGCTCGTGGCGCTGGTGTTGCTGCTCATCGCGATCGTCGCGGTGTGGCAGGCCGTCGAGATCGTGAACGCCTACGAGAAGCGCGCGCTCACCGTCTTCGGCGAGTACCGCAAACTCCTCGAACCGGGCATCAACTTCGTCCCGCCGTTCGTCTCGCGGACGTACCCCTTCGACATGCGGACGCAGACGCTGGACGTGCCGCGCCAGGAGGCCATCACGCGCGACAACTCGCCCGTCACCGCGGACGCCGTCGTCTACATCAAGGTGATGGACGCGAAGAAGGCCTTCCTCGAGGTTGACGACTACAAGCGCGCCGTCTCGAACCTGGCGCAGACCACCCTCCGGGCGGTGCTCGGCGACATGGAACTCGACGAGACGCTCAACAAGCGCCAGGAGATCAACGCGCGCATCCGCAAGGAACTCGACGAGCCGACCGACGAGTGGGGCGTGCGCGTCGAGTCGGTCGAGGTGCGCGAGGTCAACCCCAGCGCCGACGTCCAGCAGGCGATGGAGCAGCAGACCGCCGCCGAGCGCCGCCGCCGCGCCATGATCCTCGAGGCGCAGGGCGAACGCCGCAGCGCCGTCGAGACGGCGGAGGGAGAGAAGCAGTCGAACATCATCCGTGCGCAGGGGGAGAAACAGAGCCAGATCCTCGAGGCGCAGGGCGACGCGATCTCGACCGTCCTCCGGGCGAAGTCCGCCGAGTCGATGGGCGAGCGCGCCATCATCGAGAAGGGCATGGAGACGCTCCAGGCCATCGGCGAGGGCGAGTCCACGACGTTCGTCCTCCCGCAGGAACTCACCTCGCTCGTGGGGCGCTACGGCAAGCACCTCACCGGCAGCGACGTGCAGGCGGACGGGAGCGTCCTCGACAGCCTCGAGTTCGACGAGGAGACCCGCGAGATGCTCGGACTGGACGACATCGAGCGCATCATCGGCGAGATCGACGAGGCCGCCGAGATGGACGTCGAGCAGATGGAACAGGAGGCCCAGGCGATCAAGGCCGGGGCCGACACGGCCGACATCAAGGACCCCGACGAGGTCATCGAGGAGATGGACGCGGAGATGGACGCCGAGACGAACGCGGCCGATTCCGAGTCCACCGGTGGAGCGTCCGCCGGCGATGCGTCCGACGAGGAGAGCGTCCGGGAACCCGAGACGCAATAA
- a CDS encoding MBL fold metallo-hydrolase encodes MTIHSWAGPIAVTVRTAAPSGATNAYVVDDRDALLVDPAARHEDLEHILASFDVGHVAVTHHHPDHVGAVAHAAERTGATVWARGGREADFERATGVAPDRTFREGTRIETGDGAVTVLDLPGHAPEHVGFAFETAMGDHLLCGDLAVAEGSVAVGAPEGDLRAYLASLRRVHARAPHRLLPGHGPLIEGAREVRAVARRLLDHRREREARVLAAVRGGAGTVPAVTDAAYEKDVAAVRALAEATVSAHLEKLAVEEWITWDGERATTVE; translated from the coding sequence ATGACCATCCACTCGTGGGCCGGGCCGATAGCGGTCACCGTGCGGACCGCCGCGCCCTCCGGCGCGACCAACGCCTACGTCGTCGACGACCGTGACGCCCTCCTCGTCGACCCGGCCGCCCGGCACGAGGACCTCGAGCACATCCTCGCGAGCTTCGACGTCGGCCACGTCGCCGTCACCCACCACCACCCCGACCACGTCGGGGCCGTCGCGCACGCCGCGGAGCGGACCGGCGCGACCGTCTGGGCGCGGGGGGGCCGCGAGGCGGACTTCGAGCGCGCGACGGGCGTCGCGCCCGACCGGACGTTCCGCGAGGGGACGAGGATCGAGACGGGCGACGGCGCGGTGACGGTCCTCGACCTGCCCGGTCACGCCCCCGAGCACGTCGGGTTCGCGTTCGAGACGGCGATGGGCGACCACCTGCTCTGTGGCGACCTCGCCGTCGCGGAGGGGAGCGTCGCGGTGGGCGCGCCCGAGGGGGACCTGCGCGCCTACCTCGCGAGCCTCCGGCGCGTCCACGCCCGCGCGCCCCACCGACTCCTCCCCGGCCACGGACCGCTGATCGAGGGCGCGCGCGAGGTCCGCGCCGTCGCCCGACGGCTCCTGGATCACCGCCGCGAGCGCGAGGCGCGCGTCCTCGCCGCCGTGCGCGGGGGAGCCGGAACGGTCCCCGCGGTCACCGACGCCGCCTACGAGAAGGACGTCGCCGCCGTCCGCGCGCTCGCGGAGGCCACCGTCAGCGCCCACCTCGAGAAGCTGGCCGTCGAGGAATGGATTACGTGGGACGGCGAACGGGCGACGACAGTCGAGTGA
- a CDS encoding DUF7312 domain-containing protein, translating into MADDESEWRFTPDGDLMGAGDDPFDADPEPESPTFENAFFVLLGAVATVAVFAIMFL; encoded by the coding sequence ATGGCCGACGACGAGTCCGAGTGGCGGTTCACCCCCGACGGCGACCTGATGGGTGCCGGGGACGATCCGTTCGACGCCGATCCGGAGCCGGAATCGCCGACCTTCGAGAACGCCTTCTTCGTCCTGCTGGGGGCCGTCGCGACGGTCGCCGTCTTCGCGATCATGTTCCTCTAG
- a CDS encoding DUF7123 family protein: MSTSVSATGTYAETDLTEKQRRIERFLRENAGTKTYFKSRLIGDELGMSAKEVGANMRAVQQHSTLSVEKWGYSSGTTWKVSV, from the coding sequence ATGAGCACGAGCGTGAGTGCGACGGGGACCTACGCGGAGACGGACCTCACGGAGAAGCAGCGGCGCATCGAGCGGTTCCTGCGCGAGAACGCGGGGACGAAGACCTACTTCAAGTCGCGGCTCATCGGCGACGAACTCGGGATGAGCGCGAAGGAGGTCGGCGCGAACATGCGCGCCGTCCAGCAGCACTCGACGCTGTCGGTCGAGAAGTGGGGCTACTCCTCGGGCACCACCTGGAAGGTCAGCGTCTGA
- a CDS encoding MarR family transcriptional regulator, translating to MSTRVEKQAAETPLSNPDFRERLRELPPSAKLVAKVLEDQAPMSQGELAEDSLLPDRTVRYALNRLAEADLVESRYSFRDARKQVYFLIE from the coding sequence ATGAGTACACGTGTGGAGAAGCAGGCGGCGGAGACACCCCTGTCGAATCCCGATTTCAGAGAGCGCCTGCGCGAACTCCCGCCGAGCGCGAAACTCGTCGCGAAGGTCCTGGAGGACCAGGCACCGATGTCCCAGGGCGAACTCGCCGAGGACTCGCTGCTCCCCGACCGAACCGTCCGCTACGCGCTGAATCGACTCGCCGAGGCCGACCTCGTGGAGTCGCGCTACAGCTTCCGCGACGCCCGCAAGCAGGTGTACTTCCTCATCGAGTAA
- a CDS encoding YkgJ family cysteine cluster protein — MESLEAELERARDLEVADLADAIESIGFECTRCGACCTAEEADDGGTDPHTATVFPDEVRALREATGEPWRDVARPTPFGLREGDDGPEGETFEWALRTDACGDCVFYRESDGVGACAVHPDRPLICRTYPFSVALAGTSQPMGEAVDERGIVRAHECEGLGRDIDREDAEELAAALRERAVRELEEAIAVRDAYEPAHPAPGEVVVHDSEGAKRPDGTPR; from the coding sequence ATGGAGTCGCTCGAAGCCGAACTGGAGCGCGCCCGCGACCTCGAGGTCGCCGACCTCGCGGACGCGATCGAGTCGATCGGCTTCGAGTGCACCCGCTGCGGCGCGTGCTGCACCGCGGAGGAGGCGGACGACGGCGGGACCGACCCGCACACGGCGACCGTCTTCCCCGACGAGGTGCGGGCGCTGCGGGAGGCGACCGGCGAGCCGTGGCGCGACGTGGCCCGCCCGACGCCCTTCGGCCTGCGCGAGGGCGACGACGGGCCGGAGGGCGAGACCTTCGAGTGGGCGCTCCGGACCGACGCCTGCGGGGACTGCGTCTTCTATCGCGAGTCCGACGGCGTCGGCGCGTGCGCGGTCCACCCGGACCGGCCGCTCATCTGCCGGACCTATCCCTTCAGCGTCGCGCTCGCCGGGACGAGCCAGCCGATGGGCGAGGCGGTCGACGAGCGGGGGATCGTCCGCGCCCACGAGTGCGAGGGGCTGGGTCGAGACATCGACCGGGAGGACGCGGAGGAGCTGGCCGCCGCGCTGCGGGAGCGCGCGGTGCGCGAACTGGAGGAGGCCATCGCCGTCCGCGACGCCTACGAACCCGCCCACCCCGCGCCCGGGGAGGTCGTCGTCCACGACTCGGAGGGGGCAAAGCGACCCGACGGGACGCCCCGCTGA
- the mfnA gene encoding tyrosine decarboxylase MfnA, whose product MQRAEPQDFARVLSSMCTRPHPSARAAAERFLATNPGDPGTYRTVAALEREAVELLGEVASLSDPAGYVTSGGTEANVQAVRIARNRARGRTDAPNVVAPESAHFSFTKAADVLGVELRRAPLSDYRADVDAMAELVDADTVCVVGVAGSTEYGRVDPVPAIADLARDRGALCHVDAAWGGFALPFTDHDWDFADAPVDTMTIDPHKLGRAAVPAGGLLARDGSLLDALAIDTPYLESTAQVTLTGTRSGAGVASAVAAMEALWPDGYAREEARAAADAEWLAGELTARGYEVVPPTLPLVAVDLPDRTVEALRERGWRLSRTAAGEARIVVMPHVTRGVLSAFLADLDRVE is encoded by the coding sequence ATGCAGCGGGCCGAACCACAGGACTTCGCTCGCGTTCTCTCGTCGATGTGTACCCGGCCGCACCCGTCGGCCCGCGCCGCGGCGGAGCGATTTCTCGCGACCAACCCCGGCGACCCCGGCACCTACCGGACGGTCGCCGCGCTCGAACGCGAGGCCGTCGAGTTGCTCGGCGAGGTCGCCTCGCTGTCCGACCCCGCGGGGTACGTCACCTCCGGGGGAACGGAGGCGAACGTCCAGGCGGTCCGCATCGCCCGCAACCGCGCCCGCGGCCGGACCGACGCGCCGAACGTCGTCGCGCCGGAGAGCGCCCACTTCTCCTTCACGAAGGCGGCCGACGTCCTCGGCGTCGAACTCCGGCGCGCCCCCCTCTCCGACTACCGGGCGGACGTGGACGCGATGGCCGAACTGGTCGACGCGGACACCGTCTGCGTCGTCGGCGTCGCTGGCAGCACGGAGTACGGGCGCGTCGATCCCGTCCCCGCGATCGCCGACCTCGCGCGCGATCGCGGCGCGCTCTGCCACGTCGACGCCGCGTGGGGCGGGTTCGCGCTCCCCTTCACCGACCACGACTGGGACTTCGCGGACGCGCCCGTGGACACGATGACGATCGACCCGCACAAGCTGGGTCGGGCGGCCGTCCCCGCCGGCGGCCTGCTCGCGCGCGACGGTTCCCTGCTCGACGCCCTCGCGATCGACACGCCGTACCTCGAATCGACCGCGCAGGTGACGCTGACGGGGACGCGGTCGGGGGCGGGCGTCGCGAGCGCCGTCGCCGCCATGGAGGCGCTCTGGCCGGACGGCTACGCCCGCGAGGAAGCGCGCGCCGCGGCGGACGCCGAGTGGCTGGCCGGGGAACTCACCGCGCGGGGCTACGAGGTCGTCCCTCCGACCCTCCCCCTCGTGGCCGTCGACCTGCCCGACCGGACGGTCGAGGCGCTGCGCGAGCGCGGCTGGCGGCTCTCGCGGACGGCGGCGGGCGAGGCGCGGATCGTGGTGATGCCACACGTCACCCGCGGGGTGCTCTCGGCGTTCCTCGCGGACCTCGATCGCGTCGAGTAA
- a CDS encoding YqaA family protein, translated as MSALVVPVDVALVVSGDVLHALKSAVEHATGPLGLVLIAIYSFLIAVALPLPSETVLLAPLDLGLPPWADYTLIILVSGAGKAAGSVLALRLGNEAKQSGPIIDLLRRSRLDVVSYSERKTIALAHRYGYVGMALALCVPFFPDTLSIYAFSVLEDDYAKFALAAFVGSAGRLIVTLALVGGVVTVL; from the coding sequence GTGTCAGCGCTCGTGGTCCCCGTCGACGTCGCTCTCGTCGTCTCCGGCGACGTTCTCCACGCGCTGAAGTCGGCGGTCGAGCACGCGACCGGACCGCTCGGGCTCGTCCTCATCGCGATCTACTCCTTTCTCATCGCGGTCGCCCTCCCGCTTCCCAGCGAGACGGTCCTCCTCGCACCCCTCGACCTCGGGCTTCCGCCGTGGGCCGACTACACGCTGATCATCCTCGTGAGCGGCGCGGGGAAGGCCGCCGGGAGCGTCCTCGCGCTCCGCCTGGGCAACGAGGCGAAGCAGTCGGGACCGATCATCGACCTCCTCCGGCGGTCGCGGCTGGACGTGGTGTCCTACTCGGAGCGCAAGACGATCGCGCTCGCCCATCGGTACGGCTACGTCGGCATGGCGCTCGCGCTGTGCGTCCCCTTCTTCCCCGACACGCTCTCGATCTACGCCTTCTCCGTGCTCGAGGACGACTACGCCAAGTTCGCGCTGGCGGCGTTCGTCGGGAGCGCGGGTCGGCTGATCGTGACGCTCGCGCTCGTCGGCGGTGTCGTCACGGTCCTCTGA
- a CDS encoding class I SAM-dependent methyltransferase — protein sequence MKGQEWYQAADVAEEYDTKRFSQGGRLIDEREKQAVLDAVAPAEGKRVLEIACGTGRFTVMLAERGADIVGIDISAAMLRQGRERAQRAGVADHLQFIRGDAARLPFPDDYFDSVFAMRFFHLADTPASFLSEMCRVSRDQVFFDTFNRASLRTVYNWLLPMGSRLYAESEVLRLLHGAGLRLDDEDHDFVLPYGFYRSIPNDVARWFRDAEVSLGDSPAGALASVSYWDARVE from the coding sequence GTGAAAGGTCAGGAGTGGTACCAGGCCGCCGACGTCGCCGAGGAGTACGACACGAAGCGGTTCTCGCAGGGCGGCCGGCTCATCGACGAGCGCGAGAAGCAGGCCGTCCTCGACGCCGTCGCGCCGGCCGAAGGCAAACGCGTCCTCGAGATCGCCTGCGGTACCGGCCGGTTCACCGTCATGCTCGCCGAGCGCGGAGCGGACATCGTCGGCATCGACATCTCCGCCGCCATGCTCCGGCAGGGGCGCGAGCGAGCGCAGCGAGCGGGCGTCGCGGACCACCTCCAGTTCATCCGCGGGGACGCCGCCCGCCTCCCCTTTCCGGACGACTACTTCGACTCCGTCTTCGCGATGCGCTTCTTCCACCTGGCGGACACCCCGGCGTCGTTCCTGAGCGAGATGTGCCGCGTCTCGCGCGATCAGGTGTTCTTCGACACGTTCAACCGGGCGAGCCTGCGGACCGTCTACAACTGGTTGCTCCCGATGGGATCGCGCCTCTACGCCGAGAGCGAGGTCCTGCGCCTGCTCCACGGCGCGGGCCTGCGCCTCGACGACGAGGACCACGACTTCGTCCTCCCCTACGGCTTCTATCGCTCGATCCCGAACGACGTCGCCCGGTGGTTCCGCGACGCGGAGGTCTCGCTCGGCGACTCGCCCGCGGGGGCGCTGGCGTCGGTCTCCTACTGGGACGCGCGCGTCGAGTGA
- a CDS encoding PPOX class F420-dependent oxidoreductase: MAIPDEFHDLFEKRTFAHLATVMPDGTPQVTPVWVDYDADSGELLVNTARGRLKERNVSRDPKVGVSLVDPDEPYRFVSVRGRVTDLQEEGADDHIDELAKRYMGVDEYPNRGEESGARVVLRIATEHVATS; this comes from the coding sequence ATGGCGATACCCGACGAGTTCCACGACCTCTTCGAGAAGCGGACGTTCGCGCATCTCGCCACCGTCATGCCAGATGGGACGCCGCAGGTGACGCCGGTGTGGGTGGACTACGACGCGGACAGCGGAGAGTTGCTCGTGAACACGGCTCGCGGGCGACTGAAGGAGCGGAACGTCAGCCGGGACCCGAAGGTGGGGGTGAGCCTGGTCGACCCGGACGAGCCCTACCGGTTCGTCTCGGTGCGCGGCCGCGTCACCGACCTCCAGGAGGAGGGTGCCGACGACCACATCGACGAACTCGCGAAGCGGTACATGGGCGTCGACGAGTACCCCAACCGGGGGGAGGAGTCGGGCGCGCGGGTCGTCCTCCGGATCGCGACGGAGCACGTGGCGACCTCGTAG
- a CDS encoding winged helix-turn-helix transcriptional regulator: MSDQPSGSVDEEKRATLRRFAALGAVAPLARLADTDAQSDARDAIAGYLSTTPGAHFSKIRDDLSLGTGETQHHLRRLVEAGAIESFRDGEYRRYVPARRFSRFERTALGYLRRETPRGMLIALLRDPDATASALADGLGVSRPTVSKYAKELEGAGLLDRTDGYAVVRPETVLTLLVRHADSFGEDAVALAGEADSLVRYDPR, encoded by the coding sequence GTGAGCGACCAGCCGAGTGGGAGCGTCGACGAGGAAAAGCGGGCGACGTTGCGGCGGTTCGCGGCGCTCGGAGCCGTCGCTCCGCTCGCGCGCCTCGCGGACACGGACGCGCAGAGCGACGCGCGCGACGCGATCGCGGGCTACCTCTCGACGACGCCCGGCGCGCACTTCTCGAAGATCCGCGACGACCTCTCGCTCGGGACCGGCGAGACCCAGCATCACCTCCGACGGCTGGTCGAGGCGGGCGCGATCGAGAGCTTCCGCGACGGCGAGTACCGCCGGTACGTCCCGGCGCGGCGGTTCTCCCGCTTCGAGCGGACGGCGCTCGGCTACCTCCGGCGCGAGACGCCCCGCGGCATGCTCATCGCGCTGCTGCGCGATCCCGACGCGACGGCGAGCGCGCTCGCCGACGGACTCGGCGTCTCCCGGCCCACCGTGAGCAAGTACGCGAAGGAACTGGAGGGCGCGGGCCTGCTCGACCGCACCGACGGCTACGCGGTGGTGCGCCCCGAGACGGTGCTGACGCTGCTCGTCCGCCACGCCGACTCCTTCGGCGAGGACGCGGTCGCGCTGGCGGGCGAGGCGGACTCGCTGGTCCGGTACGACCCGCGGTGA
- the metG gene encoding methionine--tRNA ligase, translated as MSHEDFPTERPAVVTCGLPYANGDLHIGHLRTYVGGDVFARALRRLGQRTAFVSGSDMHGTPVAVNAEREGVAPEEFALRWHETYEATFPRFGVEFDNYGHTHDETNTELTTEIVRALDEAGYVYEKEILVAYDPEEDQYLPDRYVEGTCPYCGAKARGDECDEGCQRHLEPGEVEDPVSIVTGNPAEYRERTHKFFRVSEFQEYLQGFIDRLEGTSNARNQPREWIEGELKDWCITRDMDWGIDYPGEGSEDLVLYVWVDAPIEYVSSTKQYTERVGADEYDWEETWRDAGEVVHVIGRDIIQHHTVFWPAMLRGVGYTEPRAVMASGFVTLGGKGFSTSRNRAVWADEYLDEGFHPDPLRYYIATNGGFQQDVDFSWEKFAERVNGELVGTVGNFVYRSLLFAHREYGGTPDAPLSDEVRERIEGAIADFDEAVNDYDVRAVGRSTVRLAQFGNEYIQRNEPWKLTDDDSERAAQVIRDCVQLAKAVAVLFQPIAPDAAERLWGQLNEDGSVHDATLDAALAEPAASFDAPSELFEKIEAERVEELNEKLEARVAEATEEDAETGADADAAADADDGDGDGEAESDAPDAPADLEPLVDERVGFEEFQGLDLRVGEIVRAEPIEGADKLLRLEVDVGVETRQIVAGLRQLHDAADLPGTRVVVVANLEKAELFGVESDGMVLAAGEAADLLTTHGDAPPGTKVR; from the coding sequence ATGAGCCACGAGGACTTCCCCACGGAACGCCCGGCGGTGGTCACCTGCGGGTTGCCCTACGCCAACGGCGACCTGCACATCGGCCACCTGCGAACGTACGTCGGCGGCGACGTGTTCGCCCGCGCGCTGCGCCGACTCGGACAGCGGACCGCCTTCGTCTCCGGGTCGGACATGCACGGCACGCCCGTCGCCGTCAACGCGGAGCGGGAGGGCGTCGCGCCCGAGGAGTTCGCGCTCCGCTGGCACGAGACGTACGAGGCGACGTTTCCCCGGTTCGGCGTCGAGTTCGACAACTACGGCCACACGCACGACGAGACGAACACCGAGCTGACGACGGAGATCGTCCGCGCGCTCGACGAGGCGGGCTACGTCTACGAGAAGGAGATCCTCGTCGCCTACGACCCCGAGGAGGATCAGTACCTCCCGGATCGCTACGTCGAGGGGACCTGCCCCTACTGCGGCGCGAAGGCGCGCGGCGACGAGTGCGACGAGGGGTGTCAGCGCCACCTCGAACCCGGCGAGGTCGAGGACCCCGTCTCGATCGTCACGGGCAACCCCGCGGAGTACAGGGAGCGGACGCACAAGTTCTTCCGCGTCTCCGAGTTCCAGGAGTACCTCCAGGGGTTCATCGACCGGCTTGAGGGCACCTCGAACGCGCGCAACCAGCCCCGCGAGTGGATCGAGGGCGAACTCAAGGACTGGTGCATCACCCGCGACATGGACTGGGGGATCGACTACCCGGGAGAGGGTTCGGAGGACCTCGTCCTGTACGTCTGGGTCGACGCCCCCATCGAGTACGTCTCCTCGACGAAGCAGTACACCGAGCGCGTCGGAGCAGACGAGTACGACTGGGAGGAGACGTGGAGGGACGCGGGCGAGGTCGTCCACGTCATCGGCCGAGACATCATCCAGCACCACACCGTCTTCTGGCCGGCGATGCTCCGCGGCGTCGGGTACACCGAGCCGCGGGCCGTCATGGCGAGCGGGTTCGTCACCCTCGGCGGGAAGGGCTTCTCCACCTCCCGGAACCGGGCGGTCTGGGCCGACGAGTACCTCGACGAGGGGTTCCACCCCGACCCGCTTCGCTACTACATCGCCACCAACGGCGGCTTCCAGCAGGACGTCGACTTCTCCTGGGAGAAGTTCGCCGAGCGCGTGAACGGCGAACTCGTCGGGACGGTCGGCAACTTCGTCTACCGCTCGCTACTGTTCGCCCACCGCGAGTACGGGGGGACGCCGGACGCGCCGCTCTCCGACGAGGTGCGCGAGCGCATCGAGGGCGCGATCGCCGACTTCGACGAGGCCGTCAACGACTACGACGTCCGGGCGGTCGGTCGGTCGACGGTCCGCCTCGCGCAGTTCGGCAACGAGTACATCCAGCGCAACGAGCCGTGGAAGCTCACCGACGATGACAGCGAGCGCGCCGCACAGGTCATCCGGGACTGCGTCCAGCTCGCCAAGGCCGTCGCCGTGCTCTTCCAGCCGATCGCGCCCGACGCCGCCGAGCGCCTCTGGGGACAGCTGAACGAGGACGGCTCCGTCCACGACGCGACGCTCGACGCGGCGCTCGCGGAACCCGCCGCCTCCTTCGACGCGCCGAGCGAGCTGTTCGAGAAGATCGAGGCCGAGCGCGTCGAGGAACTCAACGAGAAGCTCGAGGCGCGGGTCGCCGAGGCGACCGAGGAGGACGCCGAGACGGGAGCGGACGCGGACGCCGCCGCTGACGCCGACGACGGCGACGGCGACGGCGAGGCCGAATCGGACGCGCCCGACGCGCCCGCGGACCTCGAACCGCTCGTCGACGAGCGCGTCGGGTTCGAGGAGTTCCAGGGGCTCGACCTGCGCGTCGGCGAGATCGTGCGCGCCGAGCCGATCGAGGGGGCGGACAAGCTCCTCCGACTGGAGGTGGACGTCGGCGTCGAGACGCGACAGATCGTCGCGGGCCTCCGACAGCTCCACGACGCGGCCGACCTGCCCGGCACGCGCGTCGTCGTGGTCGCCAACCTCGAGAAGGCCGAACTCTTCGGCGTCGAGAGCGACGGAATGGTGCTCGCCGCGGGGGAGGCGGCGGACCTGCTCACCACGCACGGCGACGCACCCCCCGGGACGAAGGTTCGGTAG